Within the Hypericibacter adhaerens genome, the region GCTCGGATCCGCCACAAAACTGAAGCCTGGCTCGTCGCGAGGCGGCGTCAGTGGTGGCGCCCCTCGATCGCCTCCAGCACCTCGGCGATCCGGTCGCGGGCGCGAGCCACCTCGGCGGTCTTGCCGCTGATATAGAGGCGGCCGGCGGCACCGATCATCTGGACGTTCACCAGCGTGTTCCCGGGCGCCACCTTCTCCGCCTCGTTGGCCGCCACCGCCGCGAACAGGGCCGGCACCATCTCGCAGACCAGCAGCGTCTCGCCCGGCATCACCATCGAGGCCTCGCGGTTGCGGTTGATGATGACCGCATGCTGGTCGGTGATGTCCTCGATCACGTCGGTGAACAACACCCGCGGCCGCAGCTGGTCGCTGTATTTCGAGCCGATGCCCTCCAGGATCGCCTGGCCCGCCCGCTTCAGCGCCTCGAGGTCCTCGCAATGCAGCTCCAGCACCCCGAACTGCCGCTCGACGAACAGGATTCCGGGCTCGACCTCGGGCACCGACTTGAGGGCCAGGTCGATCACCCGCTCGATCGCCAGGCCCGGCGCCACCTCGATGATGAGGGAGTGATGGCCCTGGATCGGCGGATAGCCGCGCGCCCGCGTGGGCGTGCTCATGGAGGCGGCGAACTGCGGCTGGAGATTCTCCACCAGCAGATAGACGCGCAGTTCCGTCATGGCGAGCAGCTCATCCCCGCGAGTTCCATCATGCCCCGGCCCTACCCGGCCGAAAGCTCGATCGCCAGCGGAACGGGCCTACTTCGGCACCGAGGTGAAGTGCTTCACCAGGTCCGGATGCGGGCGCGGGATGACATGGACCGAGACCAGCTCGCCGATCGTGTTGGCCGCCTCGGAACCGGCCTCGGTCGCGGCCTTGACGGCGCCGACATCGCCATTGATGACGACCGCCACCAGCCCATCGCCGACCTGCTCGCGGCCGACGATGACCACGTTGGCGGCCTTGACCATGGCGTCCGCCGCGGCCAGCGCCGCCACGTAACCCTTCGTCTCGATCATCCCGATTGCGTTCGACATCGTTCTCTCCTTGCTCGGTGTTGCGAAAAATCGATCTGTCTATTTGCCGGCGTTCTTGCCGTTCCTGGTCGGCTCGTCGATCGAGCCGATGATGAGCGCGTCGAGCGGCGGCGCCTTGCCCGGGAACCAGGCGGCCGCCACGGAGCCGGTCGAGATCAGCACGCGCTCGCCGATCCCGCAGCCCAACACGTCGAAGGCGACCAGCCGGGTGCTCTTCCCGTCATCGAGCTCGACCTCGAGCATCGCGCCGCTGGGAATCTCCTTGAGGCGCTTGGTTGACCAGACATTGCCTTTGACGGTCGCGCGCAACATCAGACGTCCCTCTCGATCTGCACACCCAGCTGCCGCGCCTTGTCGCGCGCCAGCGGCGTGACCACCACGCCCCGCTCGATGACCAGCCGCGTGCCGGCCTTGGCCGCGGCGGTCACCGTGCTCTCCTTGACCACGCCCTTGAGGATCTTCTCGGCCGCGGCCGCCGGCCGCGCCGGCGCTGCGTTCGACGCCGCCGGCGCGCGCTTCAGCGTGAACTGGTGGCGGCCTGTCCGGATCGCCTCGGCGGTCACGGGATTCGCCAGAAGCTGCTGGAGCCGGTGCACGAAGGCCGCCAAGTCCCAGTCGTTCTGGATCGATACCTCTTCGCGCGGCACCTGCCGCTCGGCCGCGCTCCGGGCGCTGGCCGCGGGTTTCTTCCCGGCTGTCTCCGCAGGCGCCGGCGACGCCGGGCGGGCCGCGACCTTTTCGGCCGCGGCGCGCAACGCCCCACCCGCCTTGATCGCCTCGGGCAGGGCGTCGCGCAGCACCTCGCGCACCATCCGGCGCATCGCCTCGCGATCCAGGGCGGCTCTCCGGTCGCTCATTGCAGGGCCTCCAGAGCTTCCTGGGCGGCACCCGCCGCCTGGCGCACATTGGCCTCGGTGCCGCTGAGATAGACGCGGCCTGTGGCACCCATCATCCGGTAATCGACCACCTTGATGTCCGCCGCCTTCTCGGCCTCGTTGGTGGCGAGGATGGCGTAGGCCGCCGGCTGCATCTCCAGCACGAACAGGGATTCGCCCGGCAGGATCATCGAGCCCAGCTTGTTGCGGTTGATCAGGAAGGCATGAAGATGGTCGATGCGGGTGATGATCTGCGAGGCCAGGATCTGCGGCTTCGTGGCCTTGTCGGCCGTCGTCTCCAGGAACTCGAGCACCGCCTGGCCCGCCGCCCGGACCGCGGCGGTCGAGCGCGAATGGATTTCGAGATAGCCGAACTGGCGCTCCACCACGAGGATGCCGCCCTGCACCTCGGCATGTTTCAGCGCCACGTCGGTGATGGCCTCGATATCGAGGCCGGGCGCCACCTCGATGATCTGCGCCGCCATGTTGGTGCGCGGCAGGCTGCCCCGGATCCAGGTGCCGAGATAGCACATGGTGCGCGGCTGCAGCTGGTCGATGAAGATGAAGGAACGCAGCTCGGCCATGGATCAGGAACCCATGAAGAGGCTGCGTAGCTCTTCGATGATCACCTTGCGGATCTCGTCGCGCATCTCGCCGAGCTCGTCGTCGCCCCGGCCGGTGCGCGCCATCGGCAGCTCCAGCCCTTCGGTTCCGTCCGGCGCCTGCACGTCCCAGGGCTCGAGCCCCGAATAATCGCCGAAGGCCTCGCTCGCCTCCTTGTTGTAGGCGATGCGGGTCCAGTTCACGAGATGCTGCGGCCCGACATTCTCGCCGATCGAGCTGCGGCCGAAGAAGCCGGTGCCGATGGTCATGGTGGGCGCCAAGTTGGTGTCGAAGCCGGCCGCTCCCTGGCTGCAGGGGACATTGACCGCCACCCGCAGCACATTGACCGCGGCGGTGAAGGCCAGGATGGTGCGCGGGTCCTTGCTGTGGATCGCGGCCGAATGGCCGCCGCCGCTATAGCGGAGCAGCGCCCGCGCCGCCTCGATCCCGCGCTGCGCGTTCGGCACCTTCAAGAAGCCCAGCACGGGGCAGAGCTTCTCGCGCGCGAAGGGCTCCTCGGGCACCGGCAGATCGAAGGGCGCCAGCAGGATCCGCGTCTTGCCCGGGGCCCGGATGCCGGCTTCGGCGGCAATGGTCGTGGCGTCGCGGCCCAGGGCCTTGAGACTGAACTTGTCGCCCGGAAAGAGATAGGCGCGCAGCCGTTCGGTCTCCTCCTCGGAACAGAGATAGGCACCCTCGCCCTGCATATGCCGGAGCAGCTTGTCGGCGATGGTGGCCTCGGCGATCAGCACCGATTCGTTGGTGCAGAGGACCGAATTGTCGAAGGACTTGCTGGCGACGATGCGCTTGGCGGCCTTGGCCAGATCGGCCGTGGCATCGACCAGCACCGGGACATTGCTCGGACCCACCCCGATCGCGGGGTTGCCCGAAGAATAGGCGGCCCGGACCATGGGCGTGCCGCCGGTCGCCAGGATCACGTCGGTGCGGGGGTCGGACATCAGGGCGCTGATGAGCGGGATGCTGGGTTCCTCGATCACCTGCACGGTGCCGTCGGGAGCGCCGGCCGCGGCCGCAGCATCCGCCATGCAGCGCGCCGCATCGACGCAGCAGGCCTTGGCCATGGGATGCGGGCTGATGATGATCGCGTTGCGCCCCAGGAGCGCGATCATGATCTTGAAAAACACCGTCGAGACCGGGTTGGTCGAGGGTGTCAGCGCGAACACGACGCCCGCGGGCCGCGCCAGCTCGACGATCTTGCGGTCCGCGTCGATCTTCAGGCCGGCCAGCTGCTCGTTGCGGTAATGCTCGAAGATGCCGCGGCTGCAGAGTTCGTTCTTGATCTTCTTGTGTTCCGCGACACCGAAGCCCGTCTCCTTGACGGCCCAGTCGGCATAGAGCTGCGCCTTGGCGAAGCCCGCATCCGCAGCGGCCTTGGCGATCCGCAGCGAGGCCTCTCGGTCCAGGCGCGCGAAGGCGGCGGCGGCCCAGCGGGCGCGCTCCAGCATCATCCGGGCGCGGGCGAGCTGGGACTCCTCCTTCAGGCTGTCCGAGGCGCTGGCGGCCTTGATCACCGTCTGGATCGTCGCGGGCGAGATCGCGTCCGCCCTTCCCTGCATCCTGGCCATGGGAACGCTCACGCCGCCGCCCGCTTGCCCTTGAGGCCGAGCACCTCGGCACGGGCCTGGGCAATCGAAACCTCGACACGGTCCGCCAGTTCCTCGGTCAGGTTGCGGGTCAAGAGGAGGCCCGGCTTGAACTGCAGCACGCGCGGGTCGAGCGTCGAGAAGATCGCCCAGACGCCGTTCCGGTAGAGCGCCTTCATCACATACATGGCGCCCTTGGGATGGTCGAACTCGAGCCCCATCACCACGCCGTTCTGGCGGATGCCGACAAAGAAGTCGCCATAGATCGCCTTGATCTGCTCGAGCCGGCGGCCGATCAGGTTCGCGATGTAATGGACCATCGAGCGGACTTCGGGGCGCTCGCAGATCTCGAGCACCTTCAGCGCCACGATGCAGCCGAGCTCGGCTCCGCCCATGGTCGACATATGGCCGAAGCCGTCCTTGTGCAGCCAGGCGCCGCATTCCTCGGACACCACGACGCAGCCGATCGGATACATGCCGCCGCAGATGCCCTTGCCGGTGACCAGGATGTCGGGCTCGACGCCGTATTTGTAGCAGCCCCACATCTCGCCGGTGCGCATCAGGCCGGTCTGCACCTCGTCGGCGATATAGAGCGCGTCGTATTTCTCGCAGAGCCGCTTGACGCCGGTGAGATAGCCCTCCTTCGGCATCGGAAAGCCGTAGGTGGCCGGAATCGTCTCCATGATCACGGCCGCCACGTCGCGCTTGCGCAGCGCGTCCTCCATCGCGTTCAGGTCGTTGAACGGCACCTGGATGAACTCGTCGGGCCGGTCGGAGAGGAAGAGCTCGGAGAAGCGCTGGTCGCCGGCGCAGACGGCGAGGCCGGTATGGCCATGATAGGCCTTGATGACCGACACGATCTTGCGGCGCTGCTTGGCATGGCGCGCCGACTTGATGGCGATGTCGATCGCTTCGCCGCCGCCGCTGCCATAGATGACATAGCGCATGTTGGGCGCGCAGGTCTTGAGCAGTGCCTCCGCCAGCGCCGTGCGCGCCAGGCTCGGGAAGTGATGGTTGCCCATGTCGAAATGCTTCATCGCCAGCTCGATCGTGGCGATGAGCTCGGGATTGCGGTGGCCGAGGCTGTAGGTGCCGCCGTTGAGATGGACGTCGATCAGCCGCTTGCCGCTCATGTCCCAGAGGAAATATTCCTCGCGGCGGTCGATCACGAGGTCGACGCCGAAATCCTGCCAGGACTGGGTCTTCCCCGGATTCCAGAAGGCCTTCGACTTCTCGATGAACTCGTCCTTGGACTCGTAAGAGAAGAAGCCGTAGTCGTGCATCGCGCTCGCTCCCCGAGGAGGCGGCGATGAGGACGCACCGCCGCTGACGATAGCGGGCAGGATGCACGCGACGACCGGCGCCTGGCTTGACAGCGAGCCCGTCGAGTTTTGACAGGCGTTGAGCGTCGCGCGATTTCGTTAGATTGTTGTCGAACGTTCTGGACGGCGCCTGGCGGGCAGGCAAAAGGCCCCGCGCCAGGGGCGCGGAGCCCGTGCCGGCGCCTTCTCCCGATTTCTCAGGAGGCGAGCATTTCCTCCAGTGCCATCAGGGATTCCGGCAGGATCTGGCCGCCATCGATGACCATGGTCTGGCCGGTGATGTAGCCGGCCTCGTCGGAGGCGAAGAAGAGCGCCGCATAGGCGATGTCCTCGACCGTCCCCAGCCGGCCCTGCGGTACCGAGGCCGACATCTTCTTCAGATAGTCGGGCCCCAGACCGTCCAGCCCTTCGGTCTTGATATTGCCGGGCATCACCGCATTGACCGTGATGTTGGCGGGGGCGAGCTCGATCGCGGCCGTGCGCATGAAGCCGAGCTGGCCCGCCTTGGAGGCCCCGTAATGGGTCCAGCCGGGATAACCGGTGATGGGGCCGGTGATCGAGGAGGTGATGACGATGCGCCCCTTCCCCTTCTTCTT harbors:
- a CDS encoding BMC domain-containing protein, which encodes MAELRSFIFIDQLQPRTMCYLGTWIRGSLPRTNMAAQIIEVAPGLDIEAITDVALKHAEVQGGILVVERQFGYLEIHSRSTAAVRAAGQAVLEFLETTADKATKPQILASQIITRIDHLHAFLINRNKLGSMILPGESLFVLEMQPAAYAILATNEAEKAADIKVVDYRMMGATGRVYLSGTEANVRQAAGAAQEALEALQ
- a CDS encoding aldehyde dehydrogenase family protein, which encodes MARMQGRADAISPATIQTVIKAASASDSLKEESQLARARMMLERARWAAAAFARLDREASLRIAKAAADAGFAKAQLYADWAVKETGFGVAEHKKIKNELCSRGIFEHYRNEQLAGLKIDADRKIVELARPAGVVFALTPSTNPVSTVFFKIMIALLGRNAIIISPHPMAKACCVDAARCMADAAAAAGAPDGTVQVIEEPSIPLISALMSDPRTDVILATGGTPMVRAAYSSGNPAIGVGPSNVPVLVDATADLAKAAKRIVASKSFDNSVLCTNESVLIAEATIADKLLRHMQGEGAYLCSEEETERLRAYLFPGDKFSLKALGRDATTIAAEAGIRAPGKTRILLAPFDLPVPEEPFAREKLCPVLGFLKVPNAQRGIEAARALLRYSGGGHSAAIHSKDPRTILAFTAAVNVLRVAVNVPCSQGAAGFDTNLAPTMTIGTGFFGRSSIGENVGPQHLVNWTRIAYNKEASEAFGDYSGLEPWDVQAPDGTEGLELPMARTGRGDDELGEMRDEIRKVIIEELRSLFMGS
- a CDS encoding microcompartment protein, whose amino-acid sequence is MTELRVYLLVENLQPQFAASMSTPTRARGYPPIQGHHSLIIEVAPGLAIERVIDLALKSVPEVEPGILFVERQFGVLELHCEDLEALKRAGQAILEGIGSKYSDQLRPRVLFTDVIEDITDQHAVIINRNREASMVMPGETLLVCEMVPALFAAVAANEAEKVAPGNTLVNVQMIGAAGRLYISGKTAEVARARDRIAEVLEAIEGRHH
- a CDS encoding EutN/CcmL family microcompartment protein, yielding MLRATVKGNVWSTKRLKEIPSGAMLEVELDDGKSTRLVAFDVLGCGIGERVLISTGSVAAAWFPGKAPPLDALIIGSIDEPTRNGKNAGK
- a CDS encoding class-III pyridoxal-phosphate-dependent aminotransferase — its product is MHDYGFFSYESKDEFIEKSKAFWNPGKTQSWQDFGVDLVIDRREEYFLWDMSGKRLIDVHLNGGTYSLGHRNPELIATIELAMKHFDMGNHHFPSLARTALAEALLKTCAPNMRYVIYGSGGGEAIDIAIKSARHAKQRRKIVSVIKAYHGHTGLAVCAGDQRFSELFLSDRPDEFIQVPFNDLNAMEDALRKRDVAAVIMETIPATYGFPMPKEGYLTGVKRLCEKYDALYIADEVQTGLMRTGEMWGCYKYGVEPDILVTGKGICGGMYPIGCVVVSEECGAWLHKDGFGHMSTMGGAELGCIVALKVLEICERPEVRSMVHYIANLIGRRLEQIKAIYGDFFVGIRQNGVVMGLEFDHPKGAMYVMKALYRNGVWAIFSTLDPRVLQFKPGLLLTRNLTEELADRVEVSIAQARAEVLGLKGKRAAA
- the fabG gene encoding 3-oxoacyl-ACP reductase FabG yields the protein MLTSIAGRSVIVTGASKGIGKGIARVFASKGAKVLVVSRHQAEAEKTVEEIKKAGGSASAFAADVSQLADMEKMAEAAISRQGGIDILCANAGIFPAAKIKDMTPEDFDNVIAINLKGTFLSIKACLPAMKKKGKGRIVITSSITGPITGYPGWTHYGASKAGQLGFMRTAAIELAPANITVNAVMPGNIKTEGLDGLGPDYLKKMSASVPQGRLGTVEDIAYAALFFASDEAGYITGQTMVIDGGQILPESLMALEEMLAS
- a CDS encoding BMC domain-containing protein; this translates as MSNAIGMIETKGYVAALAAADAMVKAANVVIVGREQVGDGLVAVVINGDVGAVKAATEAGSEAANTIGELVSVHVIPRPHPDLVKHFTSVPK